In Campylobacter vulpis, a genomic segment contains:
- the tmk gene encoding dTMP kinase → MYVVLEGIDCVGKSTQMELLKPIYEDAIFTSEPGATQLGEHLRELLLNRPYPISSKAELLLFLADRNQHYEEILRENEQKLIISDRSIISGMAYAKNFDLDILFSLNDFALNGFFPQKAIFLRADESLLKERMGQKNLDDIEKRGTAYFINVQEKMEKVLNFLKFKIDLKILELDAKDSVENLHEKIKEFIND, encoded by the coding sequence TTGTATGTAGTTTTAGAAGGAATTGATTGCGTAGGCAAAAGCACACAAATGGAGCTTTTAAAGCCCATTTATGAAGACGCTATTTTTACAAGTGAGCCGGGTGCGACCCAGCTAGGAGAGCATTTAAGAGAACTTTTGCTTAATAGACCCTACCCCATCTCATCAAAAGCAGAACTTTTGCTTTTTTTAGCAGATAGAAATCAACACTATGAAGAAATTTTAAGAGAAAACGAACAAAAGCTTATTATTAGCGACAGAAGCATTATTTCAGGTATGGCTTATGCGAAGAATTTTGACCTTGATATTCTATTTAGTCTAAATGACTTTGCTCTTAATGGTTTTTTCCCGCAAAAAGCCATTTTTCTAAGAGCTGATGAGAGCTTACTTAAAGAAAGAATGGGACAAAAGAATTTAGATGACATAGAAAAACGAGGAACCGCATACTTTATAAATGTGCAAGAAAAAATGGAAAAGGTTTTAAATTTCTTAAAATTTAAAATTGATCTTAAAATTTTAGAACTAGATGCGAAAGATAGTGTAGAGAATTTACACGAAAAGATAAAGGAATTCATTAATGATTAA
- the coaD gene encoding pantetheine-phosphate adenylyltransferase yields MTCLYPGSFDPITNGHLDVIKRALKIFDKVVVAIAQSEHKNPCFSLEKRKDLALLATQNLQNVEIITFTNLLVDLAKELEIKTVIRGLRAVSDFEYELQIGYANNALWSEFETVYLMPNLKNAFISSSIVRSIAAHGGDVSSLVPKEILPFLKEQTCM; encoded by the coding sequence ATGACTTGTTTATATCCGGGTAGCTTTGATCCTATCACAAATGGGCATTTAGATGTGATTAAAAGAGCACTTAAAATCTTTGACAAAGTGGTTGTTGCCATTGCTCAAAGTGAGCATAAAAACCCTTGCTTTAGTTTAGAAAAACGCAAAGATTTAGCCCTGCTTGCGACACAAAATTTACAAAATGTAGAGATTATTACCTTTACAAATTTGCTTGTGGATTTAGCTAAGGAGCTTGAGATAAAAACGGTTATTAGAGGACTTAGAGCGGTGAGCGATTTTGAATATGAGCTTCAAATAGGCTATGCAAATAATGCTTTATGGAGTGAATTTGAAACGGTTTATCTAATGCCAAATTTAAAAAATGCCTTCATTTCAAGCTCCATAGTTCGCTCCATAGCAGCACACGGAGGCGATGTCAGCTCTCTCGTGCCAAAAGAAATTTTACCCTTTTTAAAGGAGCAAACTTGTATGTAG
- the hemH gene encoding ferrochelatase, protein MKLVLFLNMGGACNLKDCELFLKNMFNDPYILGIKNAFLRSFVAFCITKARVGAMRENYKQIGGSSPLNALTALLCEKLNARQKDFKFDFVNLYVPPFAKEVLRKYTLKKSDELILFPLYPHHSQTTTTTSLQSLHRAIKQQKIQAKIKEINFFYENELYNEMLINHILRANENYLPGHKKSLIFSAHSLPLSVIKRGDLYEEHIKAHIELLKPKLNPYFDEILLAYQSKLGPIKWLGPSTSEVLAKLKNEALIYPLSFCIDCVETIFELEIEYRKIATKDYKLITCPNESDEFVEFILKRLYS, encoded by the coding sequence ATGAAGCTTGTTTTGTTTTTAAATATGGGTGGGGCTTGTAATTTAAAAGATTGTGAGCTTTTTTTAAAAAATATGTTTAATGACCCTTATATTTTAGGGATTAAAAATGCTTTTTTACGCTCTTTTGTTGCTTTTTGCATCACTAAAGCAAGAGTGGGAGCGATGAGGGAAAATTATAAGCAAATCGGCGGCTCCTCACCTCTTAATGCCCTTACCGCCTTACTTTGTGAAAAGCTAAATGCTAGACAAAAAGACTTCAAATTTGATTTTGTCAATCTTTATGTGCCCCCTTTTGCTAAAGAGGTTTTAAGAAAATATACGCTTAAAAAAAGTGATGAATTAATCCTTTTCCCTCTTTATCCTCATCATTCACAAACCACGACTACCACTTCACTTCAAAGCTTACATCGAGCCATTAAACAGCAAAAAATCCAAGCCAAAATTAAAGAAATCAATTTTTTTTATGAAAATGAGCTTTATAATGAAATGCTTATAAATCACATTTTAAGAGCTAACGAGAATTATTTGCCCGGACATAAAAAAAGTCTTATTTTTTCAGCACATTCCCTACCTCTTTCTGTGATAAAAAGGGGCGATTTGTATGAGGAGCATATTAAGGCACATATCGAGCTTTTAAAGCCTAAGTTAAATCCATATTTTGATGAAATTTTACTTGCTTACCAGTCTAAACTCGGTCCCATTAAATGGCTAGGTCCTAGCACGAGTGAGGTGTTAGCAAAGCTTAAAAACGAGGCTTTGATTTATCCGCTTTCTTTTTGTATCGATTGTGTAGAGACGATTTTTGAGTTAGAGATAGAATATAGAAAAATTGCCACTAAGGATTACAAACTCATCACTTGCCCAAATGAGAGTGATGAGTTTGTAGAATTTATCCTTAAACGCCTATACTCTTAA
- the speA gene encoding biosynthetic arginine decarboxylase: protein MNSYGIDIWGDENFVIKNGKVCVNFGKKPAIIDMVKELRDDGYRGPLLLRFPHLIQKQIENIYGSFTKARKEFDYKGGFNAVYPLKVNQYPGFVKNLVKLGKDYNYGLEAGSKAELLLAMAYNNENSPITVNGFKDRELINIGFIAAEMGHNITLTIEGLNELEAIIDIAKERFKPKPNIGLRVRLHSAGVGIWAKSGGIHSKFGLTSTELIEAVNLLKENKLIEQFTMIHFHLGSQINEIHPLKKALNEAGNIYTELRKMGAKNLKAINLGGGLAVEYSQFKDEKSRNYTLREYANDVVFILKNIAEQKSDIEPDIFIESGRFVAASHAVLIAPVLELFSQEYAESKLILKKQNPKLIDELYDLYQNIKPSNALEYLHDSIDHLESILTLFDLGYVDLKDRSNAEILTQLISKKAILLLKDKPSADLIAIQNEVQERYLVNFSLFQSMPDFWGLKQNFPIIPLDRLDEKPTRSASIWDITCDSDGEISYSKDNPLLLHDVDVEKENYFLGFFLMGAYQEVLGMRHNLFTHPTEASVYIDENGYVLKDIIEAQSILDILEDLDYDIHAIMDILNERISKSKLVNEKQKKHILGELYLFLNDNGYLKSIGV from the coding sequence ATGAATAGTTATGGCATAGACATTTGGGGAGATGAAAATTTTGTGATTAAAAATGGTAAGGTTTGTGTCAATTTTGGCAAAAAGCCCGCCATTATCGATATGGTTAAAGAATTGCGTGATGATGGATATAGAGGACCCTTACTACTTCGTTTTCCTCATCTCATACAAAAACAAATTGAAAATATTTATGGAAGTTTCACGAAAGCGCGTAAGGAATTTGATTATAAAGGCGGTTTTAATGCTGTTTATCCCCTAAAAGTTAATCAATATCCGGGCTTTGTGAAAAATCTCGTCAAACTTGGCAAGGATTATAATTACGGACTTGAAGCAGGATCAAAGGCAGAACTTTTACTCGCTATGGCTTATAACAATGAAAACTCTCCTATTACCGTCAATGGCTTTAAGGATAGAGAATTAATTAACATAGGCTTTATCGCCGCTGAAATGGGGCATAATATCACGCTTACCATAGAGGGACTTAATGAGCTTGAGGCTATCATTGACATCGCTAAAGAGCGTTTTAAGCCCAAGCCTAACATAGGACTTAGAGTGCGTTTGCACTCTGCTGGAGTGGGAATTTGGGCAAAAAGCGGAGGAATTCATTCTAAATTTGGACTGACCTCAACCGAGCTGATTGAAGCTGTAAATTTGCTAAAAGAAAATAAACTCATAGAGCAATTTACTATGATACATTTTCATCTAGGTTCGCAAATTAACGAAATTCACCCGCTTAAAAAAGCCCTAAATGAAGCAGGAAATATCTATACAGAGCTTAGAAAAATGGGGGCTAAAAATTTAAAAGCTATTAATTTAGGCGGGGGCTTGGCGGTGGAGTATTCGCAGTTTAAGGACGAAAAAAGTAGAAATTATACCTTAAGAGAATATGCTAATGATGTGGTTTTTATCCTTAAAAATATTGCTGAGCAAAAAAGTGATATTGAGCCTGATATTTTCATAGAAAGTGGGCGTTTTGTGGCAGCTTCGCATGCGGTTTTAATCGCTCCTGTTTTAGAGCTTTTTTCTCAAGAATATGCCGAAAGTAAGCTCATTTTAAAAAAACAAAATCCTAAACTCATCGATGAACTTTATGATCTTTATCAAAATATAAAGCCCTCCAACGCCCTTGAATACCTCCACGATAGCATTGATCATCTTGAAAGCATTTTGACTCTTTTTGATTTGGGTTATGTGGATTTAAAAGACCGCTCAAATGCTGAAATTCTAACTCAACTCATTAGTAAAAAGGCAATTTTATTGCTTAAAGATAAGCCAAGTGCGGATTTAATTGCTATACAAAATGAAGTGCAAGAGCGTTATTTGGTCAATTTTTCCCTTTTTCAAAGTATGCCTGATTTTTGGGGTTTAAAGCAAAATTTTCCCATTATACCTCTTGATAGACTTGATGAAAAACCTACTAGAAGTGCGAGTATTTGGGATATTACTTGCGATAGCGATGGTGAAATTTCGTATTCTAAGGATAATCCTTTACTTTTACACGATGTCGATGTGGAAAAAGAAAATTATTTTTTAGGCTTTTTTCTTATGGGAGCTTATCAAGAAGTGCTTGGTATGAGGCATAATCTTTTCACACATCCAACCGAAGCTAGCGTTTATATTGATGAAAATGGCTATGTTTTAAAAGACATCATCGAAGCACAATCTATACTTGATATTTTAGAGGATTTAGACTATGATATTCACGCAATTATGGATATTTTAAATGAGCGTATTTCTAAATCAAAACTTGTCAATGAAAAGCAAAAAAAGCACATTTTAGGCGAACTTTATCTTTTCTTAAATGATAATGGCTATCTTAAGAGTATAGGCGTTTAA
- the hisS gene encoding histidine--tRNA ligase: MINALKGMKDIEGKQAFYYTKIIKICEEVAQNYGFSFINTPHLELSKLFKRSVGESSDIVGKEMYEFIDKGGNEVCLRPEGTASAVRSYIEHKMDKSGSVKRWFYHGSMFRYERPQKGRLREFHQFGVESFGTASVYEDASLILMLIEIFRRLKIKFSLVINSLGCPLCLPSYKKDLVEFLERQEGFCEDCLRRKILNPIRILDCKNTHCQNLLQNAPLLGQKLCPSCQRDFTLLQTCLRENGVEFTLDDRLVRGLDYYSKSAFEFISDEIGAKAAIAGGGRYDRLIEYLGGKSGYGVGFALGIERLIVILEQKEEAQEREGIYLCALDETYVSNLLQISTKLRKNRKVFLSYEAKKLAKHLSNADSINAEIFLCMGENEAKNESLFYKNLNTKEEKQILISTLEQYL, encoded by the coding sequence ATGATTAACGCTTTAAAAGGTATGAAAGATATAGAGGGCAAACAAGCTTTTTATTATACTAAAATCATAAAAATTTGTGAAGAAGTAGCACAAAATTACGGCTTTAGTTTTATTAATACTCCACATTTAGAGCTTAGTAAGCTTTTTAAGAGAAGTGTTGGAGAAAGCTCTGATATAGTCGGTAAAGAAATGTATGAATTTATCGATAAAGGCGGAAATGAAGTCTGTTTAAGACCTGAAGGCACAGCTTCGGCAGTGCGTTCTTACATTGAGCATAAGATGGATAAAAGTGGGAGTGTAAAGCGATGGTTTTATCACGGCTCAATGTTTCGCTATGAAAGACCGCAAAAGGGGCGTTTAAGGGAATTTCATCAATTTGGCGTAGAGAGTTTTGGCACGGCAAGTGTTTATGAAGATGCTTCGCTTATTTTAATGCTAATAGAGATTTTTAGGCGTTTAAAAATTAAATTTAGCCTAGTAATAAATTCTTTGGGTTGTCCTTTGTGCCTACCCTCTTACAAAAAAGACTTAGTAGAATTTTTGGAGCGACAGGAGGGCTTTTGTGAAGATTGTTTAAGGCGTAAAATACTTAATCCTATACGCATTTTAGATTGTAAAAATACACATTGTCAAAACTTACTTCAAAATGCACCCTTGCTTGGTCAAAAGCTTTGTCCTTCTTGTCAAAGAGACTTCACACTTTTACAAACTTGCTTAAGGGAAAATGGCGTGGAATTTACGCTTGATGATAGACTTGTGAGAGGGCTTGATTATTATTCTAAAAGTGCATTTGAATTTATAAGTGATGAAATAGGTGCTAAAGCGGCGATAGCTGGAGGCGGGAGATATGATAGATTGATTGAATATTTAGGCGGTAAAAGTGGCTATGGCGTGGGTTTTGCACTTGGCATTGAAAGATTGATTGTCATTTTGGAGCAAAAGGAAGAGGCACAGGAGCGGGAGGGAATTTATCTGTGTGCCTTAGATGAAACTTATGTGTCAAATTTACTTCAAATTTCTACAAAATTAAGAAAAAATCGAAAAGTTTTTTTATCTTATGAGGCAAAAAAACTCGCCAAACATCTTTCAAATGCTGATAGTATAAATGCTGAAATCTTTTTATGTATGGGTGAAAATGAGGCTAAAAATGAAAGCTTATTTTATAAAAATTTAAACACAAAAGAAGAAAAGCAGATTTTAATCTCAACTTTGGAGCAATATTTATGA